The Aedes aegypti strain LVP_AGWG chromosome 1, AaegL5.0 Primary Assembly, whole genome shotgun sequence sequence aagaaaattatttcatttatatgaCCATTACAACATCAACTAATTCGTCTTACTAATTTGGTTGCTCcggatggaagaaaattgtttcCGGTTGAAGAACTCGTGCCGGGACTTCGACCAAACGACGATCAAGTTCTGTTTTCCAGAATTGAAAGATTTCGGTGCTTTCTTTGGAATCCTGCAAACGCCGGTTGAATACTTCCAGGCGTTCGATTCGCTTATCCGGCGTCAGACGGGTGTGATCCGCTAAGGTGCGCATCAAGctgtaaaaatgtttttttttttttcaaattagaaTTTTGATAAGTGGTTCAATGCAATAGCTACTTACTTGAAGTTTCGTCGCATTTCGTCGGTAATACCGGTTGCACGTACTAATTCTGGTACCAGATAGATAAGTTCAGGCAAGCCGGCTCTTATATCTCTGGATTTTGACCGAGAAACCAACATGGGCTGCCTTGGATCTCTAATGATGATGTTGTAGCGTTCGCGGAAATACTGCACAAAAGAGATTTGTCCGTTCGACGTCTGAAAGGAACTCTCTGCTGTAGTGCTATACTCGACATCATTGATTGTGTAGGTCCGATTACTGCCATATGTGGCCATCACAACGGACCCTAGTATCATTCGTTTGAAATTATCCTTCCAATTGCCTCCATGGTTCATGCATTGCTTCATTAGCGTATAGCACGTATCTGTTCGCATAACTCGATGCGTCAATTCTGCACACATCAGAACATCATTCTCATGTTGTCTGATGCTTGTTACATAACCGGGATACAATTCAATGCCATACTGGCTCACTGTTACTTTTGCTGctggatcgaaaaagtttcGTCCAATCAGTTGCAAATTTAATCCACCCATTGCCTTGCGATTAATCAGATTGTATATCATCAGTGCCGTTTCGTTAGTTCCGTCAATTACACCAACACGTCTCAATTTGATAATGTATTCCTGATCTGAAGTGGAATCTTTCGTTGTGATTTCCACCTCATCACTGCGAAGTTTGTGGCGCGTGAAAAGCTGTGTTCCGTCGAAAATATATCCGCCGATCGTTGGTTTCAGTCCATACACCAGACTTCTCAACAACCTGCTGCTTTCAACAGGTGGATTGAAGTCCACTCGGTACTGGAAAATACATTCATCGTCTTTTCTGGCCACTCGGAAATAGTTGGTTTGAAGCATTATTTGTCTTCCACTCGTACCTTGCTTGGTTATAGTCGTATCTATCGGACGGGTACGAACAATTTCTGCAATGGCCCGATTACCACGCATACCCCCTCTGGCAACGCCAGATAAAGTTTGCGGTGTTTCCGTACTATGAACTGGCTTTTCTACAATTGGATTAGAACTGCATGGGTTTCCATCATGGTGCTTCTGACGTAGATCCTCGCCATAACGTTCATTCGAGTTCCGTTGATGATCTACAAATTGTCTGCCATTATTAACGCGATCACCTCCTGATTGATTATGATTTCTTCCTCCATTATGAAATTGTCTCCCGTTTCCGTTCCGCACACCTTCATTGGCATCCTTCCTGTTGTCATATCCTCCTCCAGATTCCTTCCAACCACGATTGCTTCCTCCGCCATTCCCATTGCTTTGCTTCCACTGACCATCATTTCGATAAGTACCATTACTAGAGCGATGACCCTTATTTCCATTGAGTGGTGGAAAGCTACCATCTCCTCCGACATTACCGCGAGGTCGATTGTTACCTCCACGTGGACGATACTCGGCCATtgtaatctaaaaaaaaaaacgttcagATTCACGGAAAGAAAGTATCGACAAGAGACATGGATTCGTACTGGCGTTAGGAAAGAGCAACGCATAGAGATATACATATTTCCAAACATGTTTGTAGACATCAGGTACAGATCACGCCATCATCCTTACACACCAATATGTACAAGCATAAACGTATTCGATCGGTACCCACTCAAATATGAACCAGACGTGAAAGAAACACACAAAAAGGATATTTTATTACTATGTTAGGCTCTCTTTCGACCTGCCCTTCATATGCTCAGCATGTTTTCTGTTCGCAAAGAAAATGTGATGATTTTCTGTCAGAAATTCTGGTACCTACTCTGTTCGAAAAATCTGTCAACATCGACTCATATTTATGCATAACTTTCCACAGATGGTTGGGATCTGATTCGTCATTCATGGAAAATAACCAGAATTTCTCTTTGGCAGTCAAACGTGCTTGTATTGTAGCAATATTCTCCTGTTTCACTTAATTTATGGTGCTGTTAAAATACTCATCCACAAATCAAAACACTCTGAAGTAACGTCGTTCAACCCGTATCCGCCAAGCAAATGGAAAACAGTTCAAATTGACGCAATTTCGACAAATTTTGGCGGATTACTTTTGTTTCAGTTCGAATGGAATGGTCTGGATGTATAGTTTTTCGATCGTCattagaatttttggaaatgtACATCtgttcggagttattccggttggTCAAGCCGGGTAAAAGAAACCCTAACTTTCTTCGCAATCAACTTTTACGCAACTAATTGATATAAATctgaatgcatttcaaattgtttttatagTTTCGTCTACGGATGTCAATTTAGGCAATGGCATCAGCTTTTTTCTTTGGgcatttttcttcttatttatgGGACCTCCGTTGAACCGACCCCAAATAGGCCAATTTGGTTTTTCTTCTAAACTGGCAAATTTTGGGTATTaacaattatcatttttaagaaGTAGCCCAGACCTGATCGAACAAGATTATTTAACCCAtccgtcggtcgccctagtgtactgagtacacgcactttgcgaaaagccgaaaaacacgttgaaaatatcttcaaattgatccgggtgttggtcctatttcaagatctactcttctttgtgcttgtagagaagaaatttttccaaaaaatcaacgaaaagtattcgaaaacatcgtgtttttaacttaagtttttacgcgtgtactcagtacaccagtgcgaccgctcgtgtaactttttgttttgccgggcccgtcacacgaacggtcgcatcgtgtactgagtacacgcggagcattttgattattaatctaaaactaggcaagatagaatattgatgcagggctggtagtgagtcactttttagtgacttggtcacttttttcgacctggtcactatttgcaacaaaaagtcactaaagtcacttttttttttcagaaaaacggTCACTAAAGTCTCTGTTTTAGTGATCTGACGATAAAGAAACTAAGAGCTGGATCTACTTTTGAAAGTCAAAAAACAAGAAAcaaatattcaataaaaaaagtcTACATACAAGCGCAGTGTGATTTGGAAATTAAAGTGTCAAGAAagattccaacggaaaatgtGAAATATTCCTTGGTAAATTTTGAAGAAGAGTTTGACAAAACTTAGGAAACGATTTTAGGGCAAAATCTGGCCAGATATTCGAATAAATTTTGTCAAAAGCCAGGTCTCATATCTGACACACTTGTGCAATGAGATGCTTGTAAACTTTCTGCGGCAATCTTCGACGTACAGGAATAAACTGTGATGAAGTTTATGTTTCTATGAACATGAAACATGAGGTAACAAGTTGTCACTGAGTGCTATAATTATTATTAACTATCGCGATTGTTTATTATTGAAACGTTCGATTGAAAAgtaggggaacctggtccaattcggaccttgttctaattcggaccatcaagcatttctcaatattGGCCCAACTGTAAAGAACGTTTGCACCCCCTGTCCATAGGTGATGGGATTGACGGTGATTCATCAAGTGATTacatattgttgatattgtgaaAAATTACTCTAATACTAATATACTGATCGCGAAAATTTATCGCaattatattgctgtttgcgtttgacgtgcaaatgcggtaacacaaactaatcaaaggatacttagcaaccatgattcATATCAcggccaacctagcaaagaaaaacgatctttgacttcgccttccttgttgaaaatcttaccgcatttggtgttcccgcatttgatatttgcatttcaaatgcacacagcaataacttataaaatgtaagctagtctaatagttttaagttaaataatgacatgtgtttcaatgcttaaatatattttacacttaatttatcacaccttcagcatgagtttcgttactgtcgcatgatctaacaccagataactacgcgtaatgctggagggaccggcagggcctactaccagtctctactaacactcaaatcactaacaagactgggaaaccaacgatcaccttcatcagtagcactatttctaatagtagtattagttcaatatacataaatcTTGTTCAGTAGACCACGAGGCGCAAGAATGGGTGCGGGTGGTCTTTGCGTCTCACAGGTCATTGAAAATAGACATTTATGTTAGGTTTACTAACAATGTAGTAATTATTACCTTAGTAAtaccgtaattcagcgcatcgcctaaatccgcgaatttggtccaaaatttgtctaaatttatgaaaaattttgaagtatgcccataccgctatttatatATGCTGGTAATGCATcattatttcaattaaaattatcattaacaataatttacgatttttgagaaatattccaaaatgttcTGAATTACGGCATTTTACGGTATTGCGTTATTTAATAAGGTAGGTTGTAGCGGTATTAGATATAGTTTAGTAGTGTTActgatatatgtataataattagaaaactgATGGCACTGTTGttactgaaatgtttcatttttaaatatcttctataatataatataatattgttgaacaaaatgCTGTAATTTATAACTTATTTAATTCTCTAAGCATTTTTGCACTACTTGGCATTTAACACACCAACACTGGCGACATTAATGTTCTTTGAGTAGTATTTCTGTTATGTAGTAGTAACCTCTATCGTTTTTATTCTAACGATCATAACATAATTACCGTGAGCGTAGTAGTAGAAATAACATAGAAGTAGCTTTTGTAGTTGTAGTTAAGGTATCATGGTATTAGttccctgtcctttggttcagaaaggggtatgggcgcgttctgccaactcggtcgaggcagatttcttatgtgaacaagttacaacatggacatTCTAAAGctccagaatgaagtgttgtgcatttgaagatgggatggattCGCGTTCATGCTTTACTTCTGCTTATCTAtaaagttatatacaataaccgacccttagcttaactatttaaattaacagtttcaaatacaataatcgttttgagcttactaacatgtcgtcgcgttaattttatcataatgatcttttatttacatccgtcgaaccattctgaatggccgttgtgagaatatcaccaagaacttctcacatgcaataaagctggattgtcaTACATTGAAACATCAAGATTCTCGCTCTTtcggattcattttttgttgtttatcattagtttcagggattgttgtcgtgggaatccaaagagcgaattttgtatgacttcaatGTACGCCAATACTGCcataaagcatgtaacaatcactaacattccttctctctttatccttgttttcatatcttaCCCGCTTCGAGGAATAATTCGTCGAAGAGGAAAGGCATCTTTTATCATGGCAGCGTAATGGCCGAGAAAACGTCGGTTTGCggtcgcatctctccatcctcggttctgccccacgctcgctaaatcgatacgcacttgatccgcccacctagcttgctgcactccacgcctttgataagtataaagtttctgtaatcattgaatactaattgaaaggtaaatcaaatgaacttgttatttaactaataacaaatttgttccacagagcgatttacaaaacaccacacaaaatccctcctttcacatatccttaggcaaaacacttcactaccgttatatgtatgactgattcatgttctttcgaccttgcatcattcatacgtgtaggggaagtctagagtaaaagcaaaacttaaagaaccttctggtcaaagatgttgcgttgcctacttccaaAACTCCAATTcccccggtgtattatggacggtatgagttttcaaacttatgctggagagttggcccctgacccccttgtacatcaataaaataaaataaaaaaaaactgtaaagaACGTTTGTACCCTTTTTCTACCCACCGTCTGGCTTGGATCTAACACAATGAATTTGACGCGTTTCAGttaattcgtttgatttttatattgatttgttgttttgaagtgctctagtGTGCCGTCGGTTAgcattatttccaagcttctttcagcGACAATAAATATCCAATGTTTCTGTGTTATTATATAATCGAATCCCCTAAGCCTAAACTTTCATCTGATCATATCGGTTTGATATGTCTATGCACTATTTCTGCTCAACTAGTATGAAAATCACgaaatgtgtgttggtccaatccggtCCTTTTGATATGGTCCAATAGACacctcttgattttcaacgagCACTCAGTCTATTCCAAGAGCTCCACCCCGCGAAAGTCTTCTCGGCTTGGTAGAAAATTACAGAAGTTGTGATATTtatcaatgatgtctgtgtttCTGGTGTGGTTAAGAAAAAGTCTtccaaaaaatctaagaaatacggtagaccaccaaaaaataaaggAATCAATAAACCAGATACTTGAAAAGCACCTCCAATCTGTTTTGGATACGGCTTCCCAAAATAGTTTGACAATacgatatgaaaaaaaaaaaaaagtttacgaGTGCTGAGAACAATACAGTCACCTTTCCCTTACGCGATATAATATGTTTTgagcttgaaaatttgaggttggGCTTCGTTAATATAGCGTACTTTGACCCTAAAACGTAAGTGGATACTTCTCCAACTTGATGATCCGAGACTCGATGCTGTCTTTTTCAGTTTTCCATACAAGTTCATCTTTTAAACCCGAGATTTTCATGCAAAGTTTTAATgagttaaaattttattttattctttaactTTGCATATAGTAATATTGTTggctttttgaatatattttgtcaaaataactaaAAGCGTCAAATAAAAAAGATGTTCTTTATCTGGATATATCCCATACACGATGATCCATTTAAAATTGAGTTagggagggttgactgtatttaATCTTTATCAGTTTCGGATTTCACcctggatatttttttatataattcacattttacttgaGTTAGTTCTGACTCGaattaaattgaattattttacgCATGGCGGGATCAACAGCTCTCCTGCCAGTTGGCCTTCAGTGAC is a genomic window containing:
- the LOC5567714 gene encoding protein aubergine; the protein is MAEYRPRGGNNRPRGNVGGDGSFPPLNGNKGHRSSNGTYRNDGQWKQSNGNGGGSNRGWKESGGGYDNRKDANEGVRNGNGRQFHNGGRNHNQSGGDRVNNGRQFVDHQRNSNERYGEDLRQKHHDGNPCSSNPIVEKPVHSTETPQTLSGVARGGMRGNRAIAEIVRTRPIDTTITKQGTSGRQIMLQTNYFRVARKDDECIFQYRVDFNPPVESSRLLRSLVYGLKPTIGGYIFDGTQLFTRHKLRSDEVEITTKDSTSDQEYIIKLRRVGVIDGTNETALMIYNLINRKAMGGLNLQLIGRNFFDPAAKVTVSQYGIELYPGYVTSIRQHENDVLMCAELTHRVMRTDTCYTLMKQCMNHGGNWKDNFKRMILGSVVMATYGSNRTYTINDVEYSTTAESSFQTSNGQISFVQYFRERYNIIIRDPRQPMLVSRSKSRDIRAGLPELIYLVPELVRATGITDEMRRNFNLMRTLADHTRLTPDKRIERLEVFNRRLQDSKESTEIFQFWKTELDRRLVEVPARVLQPETIFFHPEQPNYAVAAGEMAEWQMAFRNNPMYHSVALTKWFAVVPKGSERLITDFMQCLRQAARGMRFQIEDPQLIVIPNDSPAVYIDSLNSIVQRDPQMIMCVVTNDKADRYAAIKKKCCVDRAVATQVIKTRTITPKGGNVRTLMSVATKVAIQVNCKLGGIPWILKNPLSSIMVIGFDVCHDTRDKSKSYGALVASMYGAGCRHPKYFSTVNHHSNGEELSNFMAQNIIKAVHSYRADFGNALPERIIVYRDGVGEGQLKYVYDHEVNAIKEKLLLACKERREAARLTFFVVNKRINTRLFHQKRNPVPGTIVDDVITLPERNDFYLVSQSVRQGTVSPTSYNILKDESGLNADKLQLYTFKQTHMYYNWSGTVGVPAVCQYAHKLAALAGQHLHQAPNSLLEKKLYYL